The following proteins are encoded in a genomic region of Xenopus laevis strain J_2021 chromosome 3L, Xenopus_laevis_v10.1, whole genome shotgun sequence:
- the LOC121400964 gene encoding lamina-associated polypeptide 2-like — protein MDTEGVLEDLRKDMSSAISTPKAKKATGKRTHTQFKKCKKCKHTLRKGEDSICLDCADPLDSAPVLSPHPILSQDIEETPQINAAPQQNPSTSSKTPQIEELFDWIKSTIQSSVNKIPPHGKKRKPQLRLDTESSDSSTNSDQDSDPEPGELSVSEVSSDESDNEHQYRSIAGPDIAKRLLREMLATLEIKDETTATSKADKVLGVQPKKSRVFPVFRSVAQIIDNEWSKPDHRLTLTQRFLSTYPIPADHQKVWDRAPKVDSAIARLSKNTTLPTEDAAFKDPMDKKMEASLRKGYTHATAILRPAVASAGLARTARFWCQELLHKPLPPEELQEELQRLSSALAFLSDAAMDTVKLAAKTSVDTTVARRALWLRQWTGDTASKTRLINLKYTGDTLFGPDLKQIITEVTGGKSTFLPSGKRPRQESSSRPYNRQWNSQNRSFRPFRNSNFRSSQTGTDSKKGRPAWSNQPRQHRKPGPPKTTST, from the coding sequence ATGGACACTGAAGGTGTACTAGAAGACCTCAGAAAAGATATGTCTAGTGCCATCTCTACACCAAAGGCCAAAAAGGCCACAGGCAAACGAACCCATACCCAATTCAAAAAGTGCAAGAAATGTAAACATACATTACGCAAAGGGGAAGATAGCATATGTCTGGACTGTGCAGATCCACTTGATTCAGCGCCAGTCTTATCACCTCACCCAATTCTGTCCCAGGATATTGAGGAGACTCCTCAAATAAATGCAGCACCACaacaaaatccttcaacttcatcTAAAACACCTCAAATCGAAGAATTATTTGACTGGATTAAGTCCACTATTCAATCGTCAGTCAATAAAATACCGCCTCACGGTAAGAAAAGGAAACCCCAACTACGGTTAGACACGGAGTCTTCAGATTCCAGTACTAACAGTGATCAGGATAGTGACCCAGAACCAGGGGAACTTTCTGTTAGCGAAGTGTCTTCGGACGAATCAGACAATGAGCATCAATATCGCTCTATTGCAGGCCCTGACATAGCCAAACGCTTATTACGGGAAATGCTAGCCACTTTAGAAATCAAAGATGAGACCACTGCTACTTCCAAAGCTGACAAGGTCTTAGGAGTGCAACCCAAAAAATCTAGAGTTTTTCCTGTGTTTAGATCTGTAGCACAGATTATTGACAACGAGTGGTCAAAACCTGATCACAGACTCACGCTCACACAGCGCTTCCTTAGCACCTACCCTATCCCTGCGGATCACCAAAAGGTCTGGGATAGGGCACCCAAGGTAGATTCAGCAATTGCCAGATTATCCAAAAATACCACACTACCTACTGAAGATGCTGCTTTTAAGGATCCGATGGATAAGAAGATGGAAGCTTCCCTGAGGAAAGGCTACACACACGCCACAGCTATCCTCCGACCAGCGGTAGCTTCAGCTGGTTTAGCACGTACAGCTCGTTTCTGGTGTCAGGAGCTACTACACAAGCCCTTACCACCTGAGGAGTTACAGGAGGAACTACAACGTCTTAGTTCCGCTTTGGCCTTTTTATCTGACGCAGCTATGGATACAGTAAAACTGGCAGCCAAAACTAGTGTCGACACAACAGTTGCCAGAAGAGCACTTTGGTTGCGACAATGGACTGGAGATACAGCGTCCAAAACCAGGTTGATTAATCTCAAGTATACGGGTGATACGCTTTTTGGACCCGATTTAAAGCAAATTATAACAGAAGTTACGGGGGGCAAAAGCACCTTCTTACCGTCAGGTAAACGGCCTAGACAAGAATCTTCCAGTAGGCCATATAATAGACAATGGAACTCCCAAAACCGTTCCTTTCGACCCTTTCGTAACTCCAATTTTCGGTCCTCGCAAACCGGTACGGACTCGAAGAAGGGCAGACCCGCTTGGTCTAACCAACCACGGCAGCATCGGAAACCAGGTCCCCCCAAGACCACTTCCACCTGA